A stretch of the Actinotalea sp. JY-7876 genome encodes the following:
- a CDS encoding MFS transporter, with product MPAPPEPNAGQRPGAAAPHPWRGRLLVLVGILVVALNLRIAIASVSPILDRLEGDLGLTAAQAGVLGTVPVASFALFGSITPALARRVGLEPLLVAAMVLSAVGEVVRSTVTTPPAFVAWSLIALAGMGMGNVLLPPLVKRYFPDRIGPVTAAYSVAMAFSAALPPLLAVPAAARLGWRASLASWAVVGLVAVVPWLVVIARSAAARTHLREVLRRAPSATPRLDSRHRNAGRVWRVPLAWGLAGAFAMNSLNSYVVFAWLPARLVDAGHDPAAAGRWLALVAILGLVPALVAPPLAVRLRNPYPVVVAFVALYVVGWAGTLWLPAYPLPWMIGLGLGVGTFPLLLTLINLRTRTSAGAASLSGFTQGVGYAVSGVGPLLVGVLYGASGGWELPSVVLAVSSAVLLVAGAVACRPGMLEDAWGPRGGGPDTAQGRPAGLDTLGP from the coding sequence ATGCCCGCACCACCCGAGCCGAACGCCGGGCAGCGTCCCGGCGCGGCCGCCCCGCACCCGTGGCGAGGGCGCCTCCTCGTCCTGGTGGGCATCCTCGTCGTCGCGCTCAACCTGCGGATCGCGATCGCCTCGGTCTCGCCGATCCTCGACCGGCTCGAGGGGGACCTCGGGCTCACGGCGGCCCAGGCCGGCGTGCTGGGGACGGTCCCCGTCGCCTCGTTCGCCCTGTTCGGCTCGATCACCCCGGCGCTCGCCCGCAGGGTCGGCCTCGAGCCGCTCCTCGTGGCGGCGATGGTGCTCTCGGCCGTGGGGGAGGTCGTCCGGTCGACCGTGACGACGCCGCCCGCGTTCGTCGCGTGGTCGCTCATCGCCCTCGCGGGCATGGGCATGGGCAACGTCCTGCTGCCGCCCCTGGTCAAGCGGTACTTCCCCGACCGCATCGGGCCCGTGACCGCGGCGTACTCGGTCGCCATGGCGTTCAGCGCCGCGCTGCCGCCGCTGCTCGCCGTGCCCGCCGCGGCCCGGCTCGGCTGGCGCGCGTCGCTGGCTTCGTGGGCGGTCGTCGGGCTCGTGGCCGTCGTGCCGTGGCTGGTCGTCATCGCGCGCTCCGCGGCGGCCCGGACACACCTGCGCGAGGTGCTGCGCCGCGCGCCGTCGGCCACGCCGCGGCTCGACTCGCGCCACCGCAATGCCGGTCGGGTGTGGCGCGTGCCGCTCGCGTGGGGCCTCGCGGGCGCGTTCGCGATGAACTCGCTCAACTCGTACGTGGTGTTCGCCTGGCTCCCGGCGCGGCTCGTCGACGCCGGTCACGACCCCGCGGCCGCGGGACGCTGGCTCGCGCTCGTGGCGATCCTCGGGCTGGTCCCCGCCCTGGTCGCACCGCCGCTGGCCGTGCGGCTGCGCAACCCGTACCCGGTCGTGGTCGCCTTCGTCGCGCTGTACGTCGTCGGCTGGGCCGGGACGCTGTGGCTGCCCGCGTACCCGCTGCCGTGGATGATCGGGCTCGGGCTGGGGGTCGGCACGTTCCCGCTGCTGCTGACGCTCATCAACCTGCGCACGCGGACGTCCGCCGGCGCCGCCTCGCTCTCCGGGTTCACGCAGGGGGTCGGCTACGCGGTCTCCGGCGTCGGCCCGTTGCTCGTCGGCGTGCTGTACGGCGCCAGCGGCGGCTGGGAGCTGCCCTCGGTCGTCCTGGCCGTCTCGAGCGCGGTGCTGCTGGTGGCGGGGGCCGTGGCGTGCCGCCCCGGGATGCTCGAGGACGCGTGGGGCCCTCGCGGCGGCGGGCCGGACACGGCGCAGGGCCGACCGGCCGGTCTCGATACCCTGGGACCGTGA
- a CDS encoding FadR/GntR family transcriptional regulator has protein sequence MTRRTNLIDLAVGRLRQQITSGTWEVGSRIPAEPELTELIGVGRNTVREAVQSLVHAGMLERRQGSGTYVLSNSELGNAMGRQIAGAHQRDVLEVRRSLEVEAARLAALRRTDEQVAELRALRDSRREAFESGELDRMVEADLALHRTIAVASHNPVLLALYENLQDAIGENIRFNFEHPVHDDDSHHVLVEAVAAADPEAAMREIDRYLSELIGEELRPAETGGGSPEGLFAPGERLNAPDAERPA, from the coding sequence ATGACGCGCCGCACCAACCTCATCGACCTCGCGGTCGGGCGACTGCGCCAGCAGATCACGTCCGGCACCTGGGAGGTCGGCTCGCGCATCCCCGCGGAGCCCGAGCTCACCGAGCTGATCGGCGTCGGCCGCAACACGGTCCGCGAGGCCGTGCAGTCCCTCGTCCACGCGGGCATGCTCGAGCGCCGGCAGGGATCGGGCACCTACGTCCTGTCGAACTCCGAGCTGGGCAACGCGATGGGTCGCCAGATCGCCGGTGCCCACCAGCGCGACGTCCTGGAGGTCCGGCGCAGCCTCGAGGTCGAGGCGGCGCGGCTGGCGGCGCTCCGCCGGACCGACGAGCAGGTCGCCGAGCTGCGCGCGCTGCGCGACAGCCGCCGCGAGGCGTTCGAGAGCGGCGAGCTCGACCGGATGGTCGAGGCCGACCTGGCGCTGCACCGCACCATCGCCGTGGCCTCGCACAACCCGGTTCTCCTGGCGCTGTACGAGAACCTCCAGGACGCGATCGGCGAGAACATCCGCTTCAACTTCGAGCACCCGGTGCACGACGACGACTCGCACCACGTGCTCGTCGAGGCCGTGGCGGCCGCCGACCCCGAGGCGGCGATGCGTGAGATCGACCGCTACCTGTCCGAGCTCATCGGCGAGGAGCTGCGGCCGGCGGAGACGGGTGGGGGCAGCCCCGAAGGGCTCTTCGCCCCCGGCGAGCGCCTGAACGCCCCCGACGCCGAGCGCCCCGCCTGA
- a CDS encoding site-specific integrase yields the protein MSVWSRPYVTVLAADGSPVPWSVPAGGLPAGEPDPMALGLPVGAKLVLRWRAPGFTNPRHATLWVAHPGWADLLRDVLAAHADAGVGWRPDERGRPVRATGGRARTTTIAPGSAAGERPGEHSTPPPVATPALPGAVHVEGRVWASPHNPILVQVAAGALDLGPTVAELAEDLKAARYARSEAKNRGNISSVLSILKHVMTYREPLPDDPEEIAAWKLARLDLPGVELGASMHVRLLLVRDLDDAIAFRRHVDFRVERFNEQAVVRHQAQWERHLRALDAKARGTWRGGRLPQRPPEHVELREHPEQVKARTEQLFAQQLGAVLAIAHSRGALVGPNPWDGFAHDPSRTKGYRVPRLLLINERVVPAIGLVAELAEAIAATGPADPVRGCRTGARFRALVVASTSALRPSELFGLGPGDYLRGEEPRLRVYRSLTHVPAALNDGSGTFVSEGPKGRQAGGVREVPIPRAVADALDEHIAAGYASKHTLFTGHDGGPVNFGNITATHWRPAVSAVFGQSSVRQLRELEFRWLRKAALTWMLRAGLHPTKVAEIAGHSVNVLTTHYAGVVHSHSQRHLFTTWDDAWAWAVQETELV from the coding sequence ATGAGCGTGTGGAGCCGGCCCTACGTCACGGTGCTCGCGGCCGACGGCTCGCCGGTGCCGTGGTCGGTGCCGGCCGGCGGGTTGCCGGCGGGTGAACCCGACCCCATGGCCCTGGGCCTGCCGGTCGGAGCGAAGCTGGTGCTGCGCTGGCGGGCGCCGGGGTTCACCAACCCCCGGCACGCGACCTTGTGGGTGGCCCACCCCGGGTGGGCCGACCTGCTCCGGGACGTCCTCGCCGCCCACGCCGACGCCGGGGTGGGCTGGCGCCCGGACGAACGCGGGCGGCCGGTGCGCGCCACTGGAGGACGGGCGCGGACCACCACCATCGCACCTGGCTCCGCCGCCGGGGAGCGCCCCGGGGAGCACAGCACTCCCCCGCCGGTTGCGACCCCGGCGCTGCCCGGCGCCGTCCACGTCGAGGGACGGGTCTGGGCCAGCCCGCACAACCCGATCCTGGTCCAGGTCGCGGCCGGCGCCCTGGACCTCGGACCGACCGTCGCCGAGCTCGCCGAGGACCTCAAGGCCGCCCGGTACGCACGCTCCGAGGCGAAGAACCGGGGCAACATCTCCAGCGTGCTGAGCATCCTCAAGCACGTCATGACCTACCGCGAACCGCTCCCGGACGACCCGGAGGAGATCGCGGCGTGGAAGCTGGCCCGGCTGGACCTGCCGGGGGTCGAGCTCGGCGCCTCGATGCACGTGCGCCTGCTCCTGGTGCGCGACCTGGATGACGCGATCGCCTTCCGTCGGCACGTGGACTTCCGGGTGGAGAGGTTCAACGAGCAGGCGGTGGTGCGCCACCAGGCGCAGTGGGAGCGGCACCTGCGCGCCCTGGACGCCAAGGCGCGGGGCACCTGGCGCGGCGGCCGCCTGCCGCAGCGCCCGCCGGAGCACGTCGAGCTGCGCGAGCACCCGGAGCAGGTGAAGGCCCGCACCGAGCAGCTGTTCGCCCAGCAGCTGGGCGCGGTGCTGGCCATTGCCCACTCCCGCGGCGCCCTGGTGGGACCCAACCCGTGGGACGGGTTCGCCCACGACCCGTCCCGGACCAAGGGGTACCGGGTCCCACGGCTGCTGCTGATCAACGAGCGGGTCGTGCCGGCGATCGGGCTGGTCGCCGAGCTCGCCGAGGCGATCGCCGCCACCGGACCGGCCGACCCGGTCCGAGGGTGCCGCACCGGTGCCCGGTTCAGGGCCCTGGTGGTGGCCAGCACCAGTGCCTTGCGTCCCTCCGAGCTGTTCGGCCTGGGGCCCGGGGACTACCTGCGCGGGGAGGAGCCTCGGCTGCGGGTTTACCGTTCGCTGACCCACGTGCCGGCGGCCCTGAACGACGGCAGCGGGACGTTCGTGAGCGAGGGGCCCAAGGGGCGCCAGGCCGGCGGCGTGCGGGAGGTCCCGATCCCCCGGGCGGTGGCCGACGCCCTGGACGAGCACATCGCCGCCGGGTACGCGAGCAAGCACACGCTGTTCACCGGCCACGACGGCGGCCCGGTGAACTTCGGGAACATCACCGCCACCCACTGGCGCCCGGCGGTGTCCGCGGTGTTCGGCCAGTCCAGCGTCCGCCAGCTGCGCGAGCTGGAGTTCCGGTGGCTGCGCAAGGCCGCCCTCACCTGGATGCTGCGGGCCGGGCTGCACCCGACCAAAGTGGCCGAGATCGCCGGACACTCCGTGAACGTGCTGACCACCCACTACGCCGGCGTCGTGCACAGCCACAGCCAGCGGCACCTCTTCACGACCTGGGACGACGCCTGGGCGTGGGCGGTGCAGGAGACCGAGCTCGTCTGA